A genomic stretch from Aedes albopictus strain Foshan chromosome 2, AalbF5, whole genome shotgun sequence includes:
- the LOC109421272 gene encoding zinc finger protein 134-like: MTSSIRVKTEPVAAWESFDTVCRLCMSEESLGDVFREEGLVQWIWDYLAILVSREDRLSRVVCTICRIQLTEFHRFRIRCQDVQGTLLFTIRQEDKRSMYLGSDPGNLDSRHRACRLCMSEESLGSVFKQEGLHELMLDYLSIVLYCEDRLSHNICAICRWQLTEFHQFRIRCQEVQSVLQSRMLAGNSGVQQVEPLRNSTIKSEATSWLEPVEAGNASGSTRVETYVETSSRDFSKQEIEDGSVNVYDQQKPSDLDTNNQIVNETINVKTEPFDEVNICIEENKAAEMQPAMVYIPSDIVTKQETTSPAENHLDSETEPPNDTEDSIVVEEVKIEPRPKKPPYRPKELISPCYLCERVCKTKDKLKRHIKIVHGPRLHECQICNFKASLNRDLRKHLQTKLHFKKLHESLGDEAFAVPVQSKKVSDSEQSANEPEVQVKEEISEVQVKEEIPEVQIKQEIEQSNDNEDEETLIEEMKSDSMGGSDGNEPSNQTESEGQQLQCDVCHKMFPMDREKLLNHKWYAHGFNKFECPICGRPFLLQFRMQLHMRTHEGPKSRGKQKDQEDPTIAKPFKCEVCQEEFRLKKTYNYHRRQKHGLTDYVCSICEKPFAYPYQLKEHMEQNDHSRIVKRGPNKMRVQIKGDGSGKSYTCGICHKIFNALASLYTHQKMTHAEKTHKCSICDKAFAFRSMLKVHVEKRHENPKPRKPRKTKTPATKIPAAGDGPLTRAKNSETKPPRAIPNYCEDSDD, from the exons ATGACCTCATCGATCAGAGTGAAAACCGAACCGGTAGCAGCTTGGGAAAGTTTCGACACCGTTTGTCGTCTGTGCATGAGCGAAGAGTCTCTTGGCGACGTGTTCAGGGAAGAGGGCCTGGTCCAATGGATATGGGACTATCTCGCGATTTTG GTATCCAGGGAGGACCGCTTGAGTCGAGTCGTCTGCACCATCTGCCGAATACAGCTTACTGAATTTCATCGGTTCCGGATTCGATGCCAGGATGTGCAAGGCACTTTGCTGTTCACGATTCGGCAAGAGGACAAGCGTAGTATGTATTTAGGTTCCGACCCGGGAAACTTGGACAGCCGCCATCGGGCGTGCCGATTGTGTATGAGTGAAGAATCGCTCGGCAGCGTATTTAAACAGGAAGGCCTTCATGAGTTGATGTTGGATTATCTCTCGATTGTGTTGTACTGCGAGGACCGCCTCAGTCACAATATCTGTGCTATCTGTCGATGGCAGCTGACCGAGTTCCATCAGTTTCGGATTCGTTGTCAGGAGGTGCAAAGCGTTCTCCAATCTCGGATGCTGGCTGGGAACTCTGGAGTCCAACAAGTCGAGCCCTTGAGAAACTCGACAATCAAGTCTGAAGCTACGTCTTGGTTGGAACCAGTTGAAGCAGGTAATGCGTCAGGAAGCACGCGTGTCGAGACCTATGTTGAAACGAG TTCCAGAGACTTTTCGAAACAAGAAATCGAAGATGGGTCAGTAAATGTATATGACCAGCAAAAACCGAGCGACTTGGATACAAATAATCAAATAGTAAATGAAACTATAAACGTAAAAACTGAACCGTTTGATGAAGTTAACATTTGTATCGAAGAAAACAAGGCGGCTGAGATGCAACCCGCCATGGTGTACATACCATCTGACATAGTAACCAAGCAGGAAACAACGAGTCCTGCAGAAAATCACCTTGATTCTGAAACTGAGCCTCCCAATGATACGGAAGATTCTATTGTTGTCGAGGAAGTAAAAATTGAACCTCGTCCAAAGAAACCTCCGTATAGACCAAAGGAACTAATATCCCCGTGCTATTTGTGCGAGAGAGTTTGTAAAACCAAAGACAAACTAAAACGCCACATTAAGATCGTTCACGGGCCAAGGCTGCACGAGTGTCAGATTTGCAACTTTAAGGCTTCTTTGAA CCGGGATCTAAGAAAGCATTTACAGACCAAGctacatttcaaaaaattgcatgAATCTCTTGGGGATGAGGCTTTCGCAGTGCCCGTTCAAAGCAAAAAAGTGAGCGACAGTGAGCAATCTGCTAATGAACCGGAAGTACAAGTAAAGGAAGAGATATCGGAAGTTCAAGTAAAGGAAGAGATACCGGAAGTTCAAATTAAGCAAGAGATAGAACAATCCAATGATAACGAGGATGAAGAAACGTTGATCGAGGAAATGAAATCGGATAGCATGGGCGGCTCGGATGGTAACGAACCATCGAATCAGACGGAATCAGAAGGACAGCAGTTGCAGTGTGATGTTTGCCACAAAATGTTCCCCATGGATAGGGAGAAATTGCTGAACCACAAGTGGTATGCCCATGGATTCAACAAGTTCGAGTGTCCCATATGCGGAAGGCCATTTTTGCTGCA ATTTCGAATGCAACTTCATATGCGTACACACGAAGGACCGAAAAGCCGAGGGAAGCAAAAGGACCAAGAAGACCCAACCATTGCCAAACCATTCAAATGTGAagtatgccaggaggaattccggctcAAAAAGACATACAACTATCACAGGAGGCAAAAACACGGTCTAACAGACTATGTGTGCAGTATTTGCGAAAAGCCTTTTGCCTATCC GTATCAACTGAAGGAgcatatggaacagaatgatcaCAGCCGTATCGTCAAGCGGGGTCCCAATAAGATGCGGGTTCAAATAAAAGGCGATGGCAGTGGCAAAAGCTACACGTGCGGCATCTGTCATAAGATATTCAACGCCCTGGCTTCACTGTACACCCACCAGAAAATGACGCACGCGGAAAAAACTCACAAATGTTCTATTTGCGATAAAGCGTTTGCATTTCG gTCTATGCTAAAAGTGCACGTGGAGAAAAGACACGAAAATCCCAAACCTCGCAAACCTCGAAAAACGAAAACTCCAGCAACAAAAATTCCGGCTGCTGGCGATGGGCCGCTGACCAGGGCGAAAAACTCTGAAACTAAACCGCCGCGGGCCATTCCAAACTATTGCGAAGACTCAGATGATTAA
- the LOC115265189 gene encoding zinc finger protein 782-like, with the protein MDQCTLNTLWNVKSEPCEKSCFGMQQPDTPAEELYEVKTEMIVEGAKLEINCHDEELSDILPPTEPDKIGITIDRPFKCDVCPKTFQIKRTLYAHKRFTHGAKEHCCPICGKPIAYRHQIERHMQTHDPIHKRSSKETIINTDAIRCEICQKTFSTKAALGNHNIYVHKPRDHECEICGFRFRLRCRLMKHMEGHERKKQKSKSPSLGSSISSDQKVRSENNLRRGKSIHSCLKCSKQYTSKTKLNQHIRRKHPENSTMDKQHVEMEKLSNANDNCPQNDEMVFMFEVEVIKMEPE; encoded by the exons ATGGATCAATGTACGTTGAATACACTCTGGAATGTGAAATCTGAGCCATGTGAGAAATCTTGCTTTGGAATGCAACAGCCG GACACTCCAGCTGAAGAACTGTATGAGGTTAAGACGGAGATGATTGTTGAAGGAGCAAAACTTGAAATTAATTGCCATGATGAAGAACTATCCGATATACTTCCACCAACTGAGCCCGACAAAATAGGAATAACAATCGACAGACCCTTCAAGTGCGACGTGTGCCCAAAGACATTCCAGATCAAACGAACTCTGTATGCACATAAGAGATTTACTCATGGAGCAAAGGAGCACTGTTGTCCGATTTGCGGAAAACCAATCGCGTATCG ACACCAAATAGAGAGACACATGCAAACGCATGATCCTATCCATAAGCGTTCTAGTAAGGAAACCATCATCAATACGGATGCCATCAGATGTGAAATCTGCCAAAAAACGTTCAGTACTAAAGCTGCCTTGGGAAATCACAACATTTATGTCCACAAGCCGAGAGACCACGAATGTGAAATTTGCGGTTTTCGATTTCGGCTACG CTGTAGATTGATGAAGCACATGGAAGGACACGAACGAAAGAAGCAGAAATCTAAGTCACCATCACTTGGAAGTTCGATCAGCTCTGATCAGAAGGTACGTTCAGAGAATAACCTTCGGAGAGGTAAATCGATACATTCATGCTTGAAATGCTCCAAACAGTACACATCCAAAACGAAGCTGAATCAACATATTAGAAGAAAGCATCCGGAGAATAGTACAATGGATAAGCAGCATGTTGAAATGGAAAAACTATCGAACGCGAATGATAATTGTCCGCAGAATGATGAAATGGTTTTTATGTTCGAGgtagaagtgataaaaatggaaccAGAATGA